Proteins found in one Clostridium butyricum genomic segment:
- a CDS encoding MFS transporter has product MNRKENSKGILLILTLGVFSIINTEMGVVGILPLLSQYFGVTISKAGLFVSMFALAVAVSGPIMPLIFSGINRKKVMIMVLSIFVVSSLVQALTTNFYVAIIARIIPALFHPVYVSLAFSVAGKTVSEKEAPKAAAKVMMGVSAGMVLGVPIVSFIANTISLQSAMIFFAVVNGIVLIATCIFVPSISVTERMSYGDQLKVLKLPELWLAIMAIIFLNGSIFGVYSYFADYMTGVTGFSESSVSILLFVYGLANIVGNMIAGKGLSEKPLRLVRIFPVLLAVAYICLFILGEFKLSTAVITLLWGILAGIAGNINQYWITSVIPKAPDFGNGLFLAATNLGTTIGTTVCGAFIANLGSNYMLVGGMCLLIISMIFILIRTKSIEKVKKVDAIQLIRE; this is encoded by the coding sequence ATGAATAGAAAAGAAAATTCAAAAGGTATTCTTTTGATCTTAACATTAGGAGTATTTAGTATAATAAATACAGAGATGGGGGTAGTGGGAATACTTCCACTTTTATCACAATATTTTGGGGTAACCATTTCAAAAGCAGGATTATTTGTAAGTATGTTTGCCTTGGCAGTAGCTGTTTCAGGACCGATTATGCCATTAATATTTTCAGGAATCAATAGGAAAAAAGTTATGATAATGGTATTATCTATTTTTGTAGTAAGTAGTTTAGTTCAAGCATTAACAACAAATTTTTATGTGGCAATTATTGCAAGGATAATACCTGCATTATTTCACCCTGTTTATGTATCTTTAGCATTTTCAGTTGCAGGAAAAACAGTTAGTGAAAAAGAAGCACCCAAAGCTGCAGCAAAAGTTATGATGGGAGTTTCAGCAGGAATGGTACTTGGAGTACCAATTGTAAGTTTTATTGCAAATACAATTTCTTTACAGTCAGCAATGATATTTTTTGCAGTAGTGAATGGAATAGTACTTATAGCTACGTGCATATTTGTTCCATCAATATCAGTAACAGAAAGGATGTCTTATGGTGATCAGCTTAAGGTATTGAAATTGCCAGAACTTTGGTTGGCTATTATGGCAATTATATTCTTAAATGGATCAATTTTTGGAGTATATAGTTATTTTGCAGATTATATGACAGGTGTAACAGGTTTTTCAGAGAGTTCAGTAAGTATATTGTTATTTGTATATGGGTTAGCAAATATTGTTGGAAATATGATAGCAGGAAAAGGATTAAGTGAGAAGCCTTTAAGACTTGTAAGGATATTTCCAGTTCTTTTAGCTGTAGCTTATATTTGTCTATTCATTTTGGGAGAATTTAAATTATCAACAGCAGTTATTACATTACTTTGGGGAATATTAGCAGGAATTGCAGGTAATATTAATCAGTACTGGATCACCTCTGTTATACCAAAAGCTCCTGATTTTGGGAATGGATTATTTCTTGCAGCAACAAATCTTGGAACAACAATAGGAACAACAGTTTGTGGTGCATTTATCGCAAATCTAGGAAGTAACTATATGTTAGTTGGAGGAATGTGCTTACTTATAATTAGTATGATTTTTATATTAATAAGAACTAAAAGTATCGAGAAAGTAAAAAAGGTTGATGCTATACAGTTGATTAGGGAATAG
- a CDS encoding polysaccharide deacetylase family protein, whose amino-acid sequence MKSKLKYILFWGISILLILTVYKCNINSTYAVSKGVFNEEITSKEKVIYLTFDDGPSCKVTNDVLDILKENDVNATFFLIGNQIKGNEDIVKRIYNEGNGIGLHTYTHKINKIYSSDDAFIQEMIQCRNEVNRVIGVSPNIIRFPCGSDKRLNKNNLKKLHDKGFKIYDWDLDNTDGMNPKLCPDTLYRKAIKGSENRNRIILLLHCTDMQKNTCKALPEIIKYYKSKGYEFRVITEDTPELFFHMKGKAFK is encoded by the coding sequence TTGAAAAGTAAATTGAAGTATATTTTATTTTGGGGAATAAGCATACTATTGATTCTAACTGTATATAAGTGCAATATAAATAGTACTTATGCAGTATCTAAGGGGGTATTTAATGAAGAGATTACTTCAAAGGAAAAAGTGATTTATTTAACTTTTGATGATGGACCTAGTTGTAAAGTAACAAACGATGTCTTGGATATATTAAAAGAAAATGATGTGAATGCAACTTTCTTTTTAATTGGTAATCAAATTAAAGGAAATGAAGATATAGTAAAAAGAATTTATAATGAAGGAAATGGAATAGGTCTCCATACATATACACACAAAATAAATAAAATTTATAGCAGTGATGATGCATTTATACAAGAGATGATTCAATGCCGTAATGAAGTAAACAGAGTTATTGGAGTTTCACCTAATATAATTAGATTTCCATGTGGAAGTGACAAGAGATTGAATAAAAATAATTTAAAAAAGCTACATGATAAAGGTTTTAAAATATATGATTGGGATTTAGATAATACAGATGGAATGAATCCAAAACTTTGTCCTGATACTTTATATAGAAAGGCAATAAAGGGAAGTGAAAATAGAAATAGGATAATTCTACTTTTGCACTGTACAGATATGCAAAAAAATACATGTAAGGCTTTGCCCGAGATAATAAAATACTATAAATCTAAAGGCTATGAATTTAGAGTTATTACAGAAGATACTCCAGAATTGTTTTTTCACATGAAGGGTAAAGCATTTAAATAA
- a CDS encoding GNAT family N-acetyltransferase — protein sequence MIIQTERLELILLTPNQLKLWSEDISALEIELDCSYRGELMEGSFLNIVKNQYEIAKKDIDNYLWHSFFLLIRKKDRVVVGSADFKHIPNENGEVEIGYGLGKEFEHNGYMTEAVQAMCTFAMKQDGVRNVIAETYLDGFASQRILKRCGFKKYKEDESIWWRL from the coding sequence ATGATAATACAAACTGAACGATTGGAGCTTATTTTATTAACTCCTAATCAATTAAAACTATGGTCTGAAGATATTTCTGCACTTGAAATAGAATTAGATTGTTCCTATAGAGGAGAATTAATGGAGGGTTCTTTTCTTAATATTGTTAAGAATCAGTATGAAATAGCTAAAAAAGATATTGATAATTATTTATGGCACAGCTTTTTCTTGCTAATTCGAAAGAAAGATAGAGTTGTTGTAGGATCAGCTGATTTTAAACATATCCCTAATGAAAATGGTGAGGTTGAGATTGGCTATGGATTAGGTAAAGAGTTTGAACACAACGGATACATGACAGAAGCTGTACAAGCAATGTGTACTTTTGCCATGAAACAAGATGGTGTTAGAAATGTTATTGCAGAGACTTATTTAGATGGATTTGCATCACAAAGAATTTTAAAAAGATGTGGATTTAAAAAATACAAAGAAGACGAAAGTATATGGTGGAGACTATAA
- a CDS encoding DUF2238 domain-containing protein — translation MKSNKKFYLILLAMLLSILIWSVIEPKDLFIWFLEVLPVIIGVSVLICIYPKYRFSNFIYVLITIESIILIVGGHYTYAEMPIFNWIRDTFDLSRNYYDRLGHFMQGFIPAMIAREIIIRNKVINKKKYLSFIVICICLAISASYELIEFVVAKLTGNAADAFLGTQGDVWDTQWDMLMALIGSVTSLSLFSRYHDKKLT, via the coding sequence ATGAAAAGCAATAAAAAATTTTACTTAATATTATTAGCTATGTTGCTTAGTATATTAATATGGTCAGTTATTGAACCTAAAGATTTATTTATATGGTTTTTAGAGGTTTTGCCTGTGATAATAGGGGTATCAGTATTAATCTGTATATATCCTAAATATAGATTTTCGAATTTTATATATGTACTAATTACAATAGAATCAATAATTTTAATCGTTGGAGGACATTATACTTACGCAGAAATGCCTATTTTTAATTGGATTAGAGATACTTTTGATTTGAGTAGAAATTACTATGATAGATTAGGGCATTTTATGCAGGGATTCATTCCAGCAATGATAGCAAGAGAAATAATCATAAGAAATAAGGTTATAAACAAAAAGAAGTATTTGTCATTTATAGTTATATGTATATGTCTAGCTATTAGTGCTTCTTATGAATTAATTGAATTTGTAGTTGCAAAACTTACTGGAAATGCTGCCGATGCTTTTTTAGGAACACAAGGAGATGTTTGGGATACTCAATGGGATATGCTAATGGCATTAATAGGTTCTGTTACGTCATTAAGTTTGTTCAGTAGGTATCATGATAAAAAATTAACGTAA